TCGTGAGCTGTATTGTATGTTTTGTATACAAATATACACATACTTTTTATTAAATGGGAAAGGACGTTTTTACCAGCAACATGAACTTTACACTAATCATTTTCAGAGGAAATCTTCTCAAGGAGCAGATATATAAGCCAGGAGCAGTATGCAGAGGATGCCAAGCAGCCTGTAAAACATCTGACGGACTGTgtgatattttctgaaaaatctgTTAATAATAAAGTGGATTCAGCCCAGACGGTGATTCTTTCGCtctaaaaaatctttttttttctaaaatatcttTCAACACCTTGCGGGTTGTCGCGAATTCGCATTATTTGAACTTCATTATGCCCCGAATATCAAGCAGTTGGGTTGCATGGTTCCTGAAATCTGCTCAAGGATctcaattactttttttctttccttgctCAGACAATGAAGGAGGTTCTTTTGTAAAAGTCGCTGGTTGCCTATTTTGTTGCAGTTCAGTTTTTGtacttgacttacttgacttaatcggcgggctgatatcatcgcctgacgcgattacccgcatcttcgccgagattacccgcatcttcgccccttgaacacagctctgcccaaccttctcgatcttctgcgagagcttgcacagaatcaattcattcgtcgccattccatattctgcgaaaccttacgtctcgcctgaactgcctatccacgtcgagtgtcctcaagtcctctttcaccacctcactccagaacttccgttttcggccaggtggcttcttccagctcgaacccgacaaactcttcagaattcgttgaacaaggcgatctgccggtctccttaatatatgaccaaagaagcgaagacgatttactttagtcgctttcgatggcggtgcaagatgttgatatcttccacgtgtcaaccgccggtaaaccacatcaatttctgcgtaaagatcttcattgtgacataccataggccaaaagtagccgtctaagcagctttcgttccgtgcagtcaagcctctccataaccgttgatggtgctgtccaagtctccgatccgtacatcatgatggggcgagttgcggataggtagactcgcagcttgacttcgttggtgatgggggtcgaccacaggcatttcgttaaggagttaaatgcagaagtggccttagcgcatctttgctcaACATCTCTCtagtagctgccattgttcttcagcgtacaagAGAGAGATATAGCGTACAAGAGAGAATTATATGTTATGATATTATTATGGGTGTATCATCAttaattattgttttgtttattatatgGTAACGTTAACTAATACGGATTGGATTACAGTACTCCATTTTATACATTTACTCACATCCGCTATCATTTTAACCTTTGCTAAGAGCTCAAAAATTTGATCCTAATATTAAAGACGTTACCAGTTGATTCTGTGgtagaaatttgttttatcaCGCAgtccattctaaaaaaaaggcttttttcgtgaaaacaTTGTATTGCATTCCACGGTAATGAGATTTTCTTAAAACGTTCATAGATTAGTGCTgggcaaatttttttcctcgtcacATGGAAAGAACACATCAAGCCCAACATGGTGATAGAATATTCTATGGATTGTGTAAATTGTTCGAGTTTCCCTGGAAACCGTTCCCTTCCTTTAAGTTTCCCCAGAGTATCacataacagaaaaaagaatttagcaaaattaaaatatctaCATATGAAAGCGAATACGTGGAGTAACTGAATTTAAATATTATCTTTTAGTAGATGAAgcgaaaaatattgaatttcTGCAGTTAGAAGAAATCTTTGAAGGCTGCTGAGAAACAGAAGTTTGGTGCCGATTGCGGAAAAAGTGGTTCGTAGATAGAATTTTGGTTTCCGCCCTCCTCAGAACGgtgtttatattataaatttataTTCTTAGTAGACTTCTCAGTCGGGTCTTAGCCgaatctttttaattttcttaaagAGCAGAAAAGGTGGGATTTTATTCTATGTTTTCCAGGAATGAGCCGTCGAAGTTAAACTTCAGTAAGAGGTTGAGAATGACCCtagtttttttcataaatggCAGAGGAGCAATGATTGTCAGGAGcacatttattgatttgaatACATAATCAATAAGTgtaagcaaaaagaatgacACATAAAATACACTTACTTGCCTCAGATAACAGATtggatttgattgatttttggGATTGTCAGATGGTTTAGTGATCCTTTAAGTACTTCTAAAAGCAGTCAGATGTATCTATATCCAGAACTTCGTGTTGTTGAACTGCTgggattttggaaattttgagtGCTAATTATCCTAATTCTTTTTcagattatttttaatttatttcaatataTTCACTATTCGGacatttttcgttcatttcttttttcaggtatTTTTTGTTGTCCGGTTTCTAACAGTGAGAATAGGACCTTGAATTTCCACTATTGGCCCAACGcgactttttttcgaactctGGAACGAATCTCACTTTTCGGAAATATTTCAGGAACTTCATAAATGCATTTGCAATCACCAggaagtgaaatttttgaagtttgctAATTTTGTGGATAATAAGTGTAAGCTTAGAACTCAACATACGCGGTCAAATCCAGTGCTTAGTTCTATTGTTAGCCATAACCATcaaacaaattaaatttttacatttatttcttcttgtattgaaaaaaagttctcgaATTGTTAgccatttttgcatttatttaatAGGGGAATTACACTGTACAAATATACAgtaacaaatacaaatattagTCATTCATAGATATTAACACGTAGGGAATGTGCTATCCATACAACCACACGAACGGTGTTTACTTATCAGCCTTCTCTATCGGTATGTTCCTGGAGGTGATGGATGGCTTGGTGATTTTGGGGGCCTCGATGCAAAGATGGCCATCTTCAGTTATAGACGGTTTTATTTGCTCCACATCCACATTGTCAGGAAGAGTCCACTGACGTATAAAGGACCTAAAGGCGTTAGTGATAAGATAGGTTGGCAGTGGGTAAACAAAACTTCCTAACTGAGTACACATACCTCGATGAGTATCCGTTCTCCTCCTTGACTTTCTGTTTCCCTTCGATTTTAAGGATTCTCCCATCCAGGTCCACCTTAAGGTCTTCCGGCTTGAAATTTGCGACATTCAAGGAGATGGCCAACTTGGACTCGTCATCAACAACCTGGAATCAAAAAGTCATCAAAATATCCTATGAGATCAAAAGAAACTGCCACCTACCTTACCTAAGCATCCAGGGGAATCGTCCTTGTGTTGAAAGGCCATAGACGTTTGCAAAGGTCTCAGAGCTCTTTCGATGATGTcgaaatcttccagaaaatcatcAACAAGACTGGGCACAGGACAGAATCTTCGGCCGCAGAGCGAATATGAGGGAAAAGTGTAGAGAGACATCGTGTATCAGCAGAATATTACTCTTGATGAGAAGCAGGCCGACGAGCTGCTTATATACGCCGAACGGCGGCATTTCGTGAAAATTCGCGAATGTTCTACGCTTACGCGCGCCGATCACGTGCATGGAGTGTAGTCGTAAACAATGCAAGCGTCGCACATTCGAGAATGTTCTCTTGCGCAATTCGACACGTAAACATTCCGGAATATTCTTGGAATCAACGCATAAACAGGTGCTACGCTGCCCCAACGTCACTTCAAGGTTTGCGCAAgtggttttgtttgtttcctcatttcattcttttttttctgtacctTTGCTTCCCAGTCTCTTCTAACTTAGAATAAATGAACGTTTCCCAGAAGTTCCCGAAAGTTACTAGttgttatttgaatttttgttgagTTTGAGTTGAGTATTTCAAAATCTATTCCTCTTTCGTGATGAAAAAAGTCATCTCACGAATGTTAGATGATATCCTAAAAACGGCTCCACAGTAGTGGGGCGAGTGCCTTAGGACACCCTTGCCTTAGGACATGAGCTCAAGTTTTGGTTCTTTTATTAGCCAGCAGTAACTTTGCGTTCATAAATGTCAACTCTGCACATCAAATTCCCCTCTGGAAGCATATCTCctatttttcagga
This window of the Necator americanus strain Aroian chromosome III, whole genome shotgun sequence genome carries:
- a CDS encoding hypothetical protein (NECATOR_CHRIII.G13201.T1) yields the protein MVCHNEDLYAEIDVVYRRLTRGRYQHLAPPSKATKVNRLRFFGHILRRPADRLVQRILKSLSGSSWKKPPGRKRKFWSEVVKEDLRTLDVDRQFRRDVRFRRIWNGDE
- a CDS encoding hypothetical protein (NECATOR_CHRIII.G13202.T1) translates to MSLYTFPSYSLCGRRFCPVPSLVDDFLEDFDIIERALRPLQTSMAFQHKDDSPGCLGKVVDDESKLAISLNVANFKPEDLKVDLDGRILKIEGKQKVKEENGYSSRSFIRQWTLPDNVDVEQIKPSITEDGHLCIEAPKITKPSITSRNIPIEKADK